Proteins encoded in a region of the Planococcus citri chromosome 1, ihPlaCitr1.1, whole genome shotgun sequence genome:
- the LOC135844958 gene encoding uncharacterized protein LOC135844958 isoform X4, producing MEVHGAFQENPLRSRPFSFLRGEQSLSLQMLAATKYALALWRHKYYNPDHDGHPVWVAFPEGLPESCRENIAVAPPIKAIIDDRISSIGEEIKMWEANFRAAVMGTYVLNTWDKTFGRKARFCEQIVKKFRSSQYDLSEHNVLDEKHVDILVKGFDSIVCNLDGTISFQRSVRQFLTKEELLLDVKMRFRIACMFCLENEIMQLWLLVNKSPHVFNQSKLMRYWKSNLVDPAVELSKLLLNFGNCATFTVVLSEVLVDLANNRNWTAFEYLWDAVPEYEYFNGKTSVSKMIIAENDFYSMRLVLLNLNEEQVQNVCSNIGDQIFCTFVTHPKYYEYAMDSWACMKNYISEDMFAKIVHQLWQLAFNPSKSELIRVNHTSSLLMELWTSAADSLKSNVSETDLFAKLDCTVRGVHHYDLKFVFELLDNSSHLLQRALWINNWRKLMIRAKPADLEQLMKLCLWDDDEVEQFKQNIETNIDELNNYFNDCLNKGLYSELSDYLNFFVKNPHRLEELSREMIISNLDRIASCDEDEATQCHLFIRNTFHDAEKADQFIKGMISSPECLDWIYCKLDDCCFDAVANLSRRFPSDDKNFKDTKEEFLVYCHRNFARGQISGFHEQRFAEFVSWSGVGGEKLSELKKSLIIDDIFEIIINEFLQEASKRAQLGSTEQLLTSFDNFLRWYFGSSETAKNYKFVKLTNFHEWEGIMNALRTGDSECVERFLNWGFENDENEVQKVKLRLS from the coding sequence ATGGAAGTACACGGAGCATTTCAAGAGAATCCTCTTCGATCGAGGCCATTCAGTTTCTTACGCGGTGAGCAGTCGTTATCGTTGCAAATGCTGGCTGCGACCAAATACGCATTGGCGTTATGGCGACACAAGTATTATAATCCGGACCATGATGGTCATCCTGTATGGGTCGCATTTCCCGAAGGATTGCCTGAAAGCTGCCGAGAAAATATCGCAGTCGCACCTCCCATCAAAGCGATAATCGATGACCGTATCTCGTCAATTGGCGAAGAGATCAAAATGTGGGAGGCAAATTTCAGGGCAGCGGTGATGGGAACATACGTGCTAAATACGTGGGACAAGACATTCGGAAGAAAGGCGCGGTTTTGTGAGCagatcgtgaaaaaatttcgttcaagtcAGTACGACTTATCCGAACACAATGTTCTAGATGAAAAGCACGTTGATATTTTGGTAAAAGGCTTCGATAGTATTGTTTGCAATCTAGATGGCACAATTTCTTTCCAACGCTCAGTTAGACAATTTCTCACGAAGGAAGAGTTACTGCTGGATGTAAAGATGCGTTTCAGGATTGCGTGTATGTTTTGTCTGGAGAATGAAATCATGCAACTTTGGCTTTTGGTGAATAAATCACCACATGTATTTAACCAATCTAAATTAATGCGGTATTGGAAGAGTAATTTGGTTGATCCTGCAGTAGAACTTTCAAAGCTATTGCTTAACTTTGGAAATTGCGCCACTTTTACAGTAGTACTTTCAGAGGTATTGGTTGACTTGGCGAATAATCGAAATTGGACCGCATTCGAATACCTTTGGGATGCAGTGCctgaatacgagtattttaatgGTAAAACAAGCGTGAGTAAAATGATTATAGCGGAGAATGATTTCTATTCGATGAGACTTGTGCTGCTCAACCTGAACGAAGAGCAAGTTCAAAACGTATGTTCAAATATTGgcgatcaaattttttgtacatttgtTACACATCCTAAATATTACGAGTACGCGATGGATTCGTGGGCTTGTATGAAAAACTATATATCTGAAGATATGTTCGCCAAGATTGTACACCAGTTATGGCAATTGGCGTTCAATCCTTCTAAATCGGAGCTCATCAGAGTGAACCATACAAGCTCCTTACTTATGGAATTATGGACCAGCGCCGCTGACTCTTTGAAATCTAACGTTTCAGAGACTGATTTATTCGCCAAATTAGATTGCACTGTGCGAGGCGTGCACCATTATGATCTAAAGTTCGTGTTCGAATTACTAGATAATTCCAGCCACCTGTTGCAGAGAGCATTATGGATTAATAATTGGCGTAAATTGATGATTCGTGCCAAACCCGCAGACCTAGAGCAACTGATGAAGTTGTGTTTATGGGATGATGACGAAGTTGAACAATTCAAGCAGAATATTGAGACGAATATCGACGAGctgaataattatttcaacgatTGTTTAAACAAAGGGCTGTACTCGGAGCTGAGTGattatttgaactttttcgtgAAGAATCCGCATCGTTTAGAAGAGTTGAGCAGAGAAATGATAATATCGAATTTAGATCGTATCGCATCTTGCGACGAAGATGAAGCAACCCAATGTCATCTCTTCATTCGCAATACCTTCCATGATGCTGAAAAAGCAGATCAGTTTATCAAGGGTATGATCTCGAGTCCGGAATGTTTGGATTGGATTTACTGCAAATTAGACGATTGTTGCTTCGATGCAGTTGCGAATCTCTCCAGAAGATTTCCCTCCGACGACAAGAATTTTAAAGATACGAAGGAAGAGTTTTTAGTCTACTGTCATCGTAATTTTGCTCGTGGACAGATTTCCGGATTTCACGAGCAGAGATTCGCCGAGTTCGTATCTTGGTCTGGTGTAGGCGGAGAGAAGCTATCGGAGTTGAAGAAGTCGTTGATTATCGACgatattttcgaaataattatcAACGAGTTTTTACAAGAAGCATCGAAGAGGGCACAACTTGGGTCCACTGAACAATTACTGACTTCGTTCGATAATTTCCTTCGGTGGTATTTTGGTAGCTCGGAGACtgcgaaaaattataaattcgtCAAGTTGACCAATTTCCACGAATGGGAGGGTATAATGAATGCTTTGCGAACGGGAGACTCTGAATGTGTTGAAAGGTTTCTGAATTGGGGTTTCGAAAACGATGAGAATGAAGTGCAGAAGGTCAAGTTGAGATTGAGTTAG
- the LOC135844958 gene encoding uncharacterized protein LOC135844958 isoform X7, with product MDVLDCDLDYLGERPFSCLEPPLRLQNMAATKVALHLSLEKLHDKILHDRDETSSKSSFEYPMLSCREVLPAVPLKIREIIDESIVTIVKQLDAWEKHFWKAMEDPSATYLDTVSIKDLNDVLCKPDGTICMRDFATKVLQKANFYVMIRFQFACIFCLEDQIKEIWPSISGRLNKLEPSSLMYYWKQILTKGAMEESFLNTYFHNSMSDRNWAAFEYFWSKMTEEHQTREAISILPECEFDSMKLVLIKLNQNQVREVCQQIGGCIFSRFIAEEEHYDDTINAWNCIRPFLPDNVFVEIVRMLWNMVFNPSESEIPRIGERNVLLLVVWSSAPNSWKSSIPRAELFAELDDEIRGFFQHYYLKFMFELLSDTSYPLRKDIWTNNWRKLVIRAKPCDLERLMKLCFETDEEIKHSKDDYDMSPEELSKYFSVCMIKERYSELGDFLVNFVKNPRRLENLGKEFILSNLDRFVSCDEEELSKCYAFIHKTFRSSETANKFTNELISTPECLAWIYSKLDECCFDDVLNLFIRFPTTLKNLQEIKLELLEYCRGNFTRGKVSGFHEGKFTQFVSWCSPGEEKVSEFKNSIIIDDIFEIILIKFIPAVSANQCSRDEKILQYFQNFLRWYFGSLKGVRFYKTTKMLNYDEESDDVVMNVLRQGPEGFVNAFLNWAFEYDKNYVTEMYKRLGKC from the coding sequence ATGGACGTATTAGACTGCGACCTTGATTATCTGGGAGAAAGACCGTTCAGTTGTTTAGAGCCGCCATTACGTTTACAAAATATGGCGGCGACCAAAGTAGCTTTACACTTATCGCTGGAAAAATTACACGATAAAATACTTCACGATCGAGATGAAACCTCGTCTAAAAGCTCTTTCGAATACCCTATGCTGAGTTGCCGAGAAGTTCTCCCTGCGGTACCGCTTAAAATCAGAGAGATTATAGACGAAAGTATCGTTACAATTGTTAAACAGTTAGACGCGTGGgagaaacatttttggaaagcTATGGAAGACCCTTCGGCAACGTATCTCGATACTGTATCTATAAAGGATTTGAATGATGTCCTTTGTAAACCCGATGGTACAATTTGTATGCGAGATTTCGCTACAAAAGTCTTGCAGAAGGCGAATTTCTACGTTATGATTCGATTTCAGTTCGCGTGTATTTTTTGCTTAGAGGACCAAATCAAAGAAATCTGGCCTTCGATTTCGGGAAGATTGAACAAACTCGAACCGAGTTCATTAATGTACTACTGGAAACAAATTCTGACCAAAGGTGCGATGGAAGAATCGTTCTTAAATACTTATTTTCATAACTCGATGTCTGATCGAAATTGGGCAgctttcgagtatttttggtCCAAGATGACCGAAGAACATCAAACTCGTGAGGCTATTTCAATTCTGCCAGAATGTGAATTCGATTCTATGAAGCTCGTGTTGATTAAACTGAACCAAAACCAGGTTCGAGAAGTATGCCAACAAATTGGAGGGTGCATTTTTAGTAGGTTTATCGCTGAAGAAGAGCATTACGATGATACGATAAACGCTTGGAATTGTATTAGGCCCTTTTTACCCGACAATGTGTTTGTCGAAATTGTACGAATGTTGTGGAACATGGTGTTCAATCCTTCCGAATCGGAGATTCCGAGGATTGGCGAACGGAACGTTTTACTTCTTGTAGTATGGTCCAGTGCACCCAACTCGTGGAAATCGAGCATTCCGAGAGCTGAATTATTCGCTGAATTGGATGACGAAATTCGAGGCTTCTTCCAACATTACTATCTCAAATTCATGTTCGAATTATTATCAGACACGAGCTATCCTTTGAGAAAAGATATATGGACGAATAATTGGCGTAAATTGGTGATTCGTGCCAAACCTTGCGATCTGGAACGACTGATGAAATTATGTTTCGAAACCGACGAAGAAATTAAACACTCTAAAGACGATTACGACATGAGTCCGGAAGAGTTGTCGAAATATTTCAGCGTTTGTATGATTAAAGAAAGGTATTCGGAGCTGGGCGATTTCTTGGttaatttcgtgaaaaatccACGCCGTCTGGAAAACCTCGGTAaagagttcattttatcgaacTTGGATCGTTTCGTCTCTTGCGACGAAGAAGAATTGAGTAAATGTTACGCCTTTATTCATAAAACTTTTCGCAGCTCCGAAACAGCCAATAAGTTTACCAACGAATTGATCTCGACTCCGGAATGTTTGGCTTGGATTTATAGCAAATTGGACGAGTGTTGCTTCGACGATGTATTGAATCTGTTCATTAGGTTTCCAACTACgctgaaaaatttacaagaaataaAGCTAGAGTTATTGGAGTATTGTCGTGGTAACTTTACTCGTGGGAAAGTTTCCGGATTCCATGAGGGGAAATTCACCCAGTTTGTATCGTGGTGTTCGCCGGGCGAAGAGAAAGTATCCGAGTTTAAGAATTCGATAATTATCGACGAtattttcgagataattttaattaaatttatacCAGCGGTATCGGCCAATCAATGTTCTCGCGATGAAAAGATACTGCagtattttcagaattttctaaGATGGTATTTCGGTAGCTTGAAAGGGGTGAGGTTTTATAAAACGACTAAGATGTTGAATTACGATGAGGAAAGCGACGATGTTGTAATGAATGTTCTGCGACAAGGTCCCGAGGGATTTGTGAACGCGTTTCTGAACTGGGCATTTGAATatgataaaaattatgtaaCAGAAATGTATAAAAGGTTAGGGAAGTGTTGA